A part of Chloroflexota bacterium genomic DNA contains:
- a CDS encoding single-stranded DNA-binding protein, with product MFQQLTIVGYLGRDPEMRFTPGGQAVTSLSVASSRNYTTNAGQKVDETTWFRVSVWGAQAESCNQYLKKGSAVLVIGRLRPDPETGGPRTFTRNDGTPGSSYEVTAQTVRFLPSNRTGGGGNYQEDMGDMPGGAEDDEIPF from the coding sequence ATGTTCCAACAACTGACCATCGTCGGGTACCTCGGCAGAGACCCGGAAATGCGGTTCACCCCCGGCGGACAGGCTGTCACCAGTTTATCCGTCGCATCTTCACGCAATTACACCACCAACGCCGGCCAAAAGGTCGATGAGACCACCTGGTTCCGGGTGTCTGTATGGGGCGCGCAGGCCGAATCCTGCAATCAATATCTGAAGAAGGGCAGCGCCGTCCTGGTGATTGGCCGTCTGCGTCCCGACCCCGAAACCGGCGGACCGCGCACCTTCACCCGTAATGATGGCACCCCCGGCTCTTCCTACGAAGTCACGGCTCAAACCGTCCGCTTCCTGCCCTCCAACCGCACAGGCGGTGGTGGCAACTACCAAGAAGACATGGGCGATATGCCAGGGGGCGCAGAGGACGACGAAATCCCCTTCTAG
- a CDS encoding DUF3467 domain-containing protein: MPNPIPNFILPDDLEAQYVNFVRISHTAAEFVMDFSLLLPGTKEPTVNSRIVMSPTAAKLFLGAMNENIKRYENKFGQISLPGSHTLADELFHPNNENPEKPNG, encoded by the coding sequence ATGCCCAATCCCATACCGAATTTCATCCTGCCGGATGATTTGGAAGCCCAATATGTCAACTTCGTCCGGATCTCTCATACCGCGGCTGAATTTGTGATGGATTTTTCCCTGCTGCTGCCCGGCACCAAGGAACCCACCGTCAATTCCCGAATTGTGATGTCCCCCACAGCGGCCAAGCTCTTTTTAGGCGCTATGAACGAGAACATCAAACGCTACGAGAACAAATTCGGCCAAATCAGTCTGCCTGGCAGCCACACGCTGGCAGATGAACTATTTCACCCCAACAATGAGAACCCCGAGAAGCCCAATGGTTGA
- a CDS encoding haloacid dehalogenase produces the protein MVDIEELADRIRESFERKNTIRDQALAQSRVLTRHAAHAIRAIHREDADLAREHLVEADKLATSIRESLAGDPDLYFSGYAQDALKEYCEAHLTVASILDEEWPSPEDLQVVYATYLNGLSEVVGELRRRIMDIIRHGHSPEVQRLMNVMEDIYAQLVTMDFPDALTFGLRRRTDIARSIIERTQADIAVSFRQQELEKTILALSAQLSEMEESDEDD, from the coding sequence ATGGTTGATATTGAAGAACTTGCCGATCGAATCCGTGAATCATTTGAACGTAAGAACACCATCCGGGATCAGGCCCTGGCGCAAAGCCGGGTGCTGACCCGCCACGCGGCCCATGCCATTCGCGCCATCCACCGAGAGGACGCCGATTTAGCCCGGGAACATCTTGTGGAAGCCGATAAACTTGCGACCTCCATCCGAGAGAGCCTGGCCGGTGACCCGGATCTTTATTTCTCCGGCTATGCCCAGGATGCCCTCAAGGAATATTGCGAGGCGCATCTGACCGTCGCCAGCATTCTGGATGAAGAATGGCCCAGCCCGGAAGACCTCCAGGTGGTTTATGCCACCTATCTGAACGGCCTCTCCGAGGTTGTCGGTGAACTCCGCCGCCGCATCATGGACATCATCCGCCACGGGCATTCGCCTGAAGTGCAGCGCCTGATGAACGTCATGGAAGACATCTATGCCCAGCTGGTTACCATGGATTTCCCCGATGCGCTGACCTTTGGCCTCCGTCGCCGGACGGATATCGCCCGCAGCATCATCGAACGAACCCAGGCGGATATCGCCGTTAGTTTCCGCCAACAGGAACTTGAAAAAACGATTCTGGCCCTTTCAGCGCAGCTTTCTGAAATGGAAGAATCCGATGAAGACGATTAA
- the cas4 gene encoding CRISPR-associated protein Cas4, whose protein sequence is MIWYALALIAAAVLFLWLANRQRRQSGLPAGRISYADVGEWQPNHQALYDPKLGLAGKPDYLVYVNSTPVPVEVKSGRTPAAPYDSHIIQLAAYCYLVEVTTGKMPPYGLLRYPKETFEIDYTPELREELLALVEAIRSESRRRTPPERSHDNARRCSGCGYRETCDQRLKM, encoded by the coding sequence ATGATCTGGTACGCATTAGCCCTGATAGCGGCTGCGGTCCTTTTCCTCTGGCTGGCTAATCGCCAGCGCCGTCAGTCTGGCCTCCCCGCAGGGCGGATCAGCTACGCGGACGTGGGCGAATGGCAGCCTAACCACCAGGCGCTTTATGATCCCAAGCTGGGATTGGCCGGAAAGCCGGATTACCTGGTTTATGTCAACAGCACGCCGGTACCAGTGGAGGTCAAATCCGGCCGAACACCAGCCGCGCCCTATGATTCACACATCATCCAACTGGCCGCCTATTGCTATCTGGTGGAAGTGACCACCGGCAAGATGCCGCCCTATGGCCTGCTGCGTTACCCCAAGGAAACCTTTGAAATTGACTATACGCCGGAACTGAGGGAGGAACTTTTAGCATTGGTGGAAGCCATTCGCTCCGAATCACGCCGCCGGACCCCACCGGAACGTTCGCATGACAACGCCCGTCGTTGTTCAGGATGTGGCTACCGGGAGACCTGTGATCAGCGGTTGAAAATGTAA
- a CDS encoding peptidoglycan DD-metalloendopeptidase family protein: MMAEPTNPWQKQEIVPVDADPTSQKIIESQQTGLNRIWDRLRQLGLGDSTLRFLTAAITLILILVVVGVVNAFNLPETELTRNPDSAALAAADAEPTELIAAPEFAMGGAISDGIDRQADLHTVLPVLNERQGVIKYTVEAGDSIFSIAEKFDLKPETILWGNRYSLGDNPHFIVPGQVLNILPVDGVLHMWSAGEGLNGVASVYNVTPEDIINWPGNNLDPDTIGDYADPNIAPDTMLVIPGGTGTYTDWSTPRITRSEPATAKYLGPGACTASYDGIVGSGTFIWPSTEHYLSGYDYTPETNHFGIDIAGRLGNPIYAADSGVVTYAGWNDYGYGEMIVIDHGSGWQTLYAHLSQINVTCGQEVYQGDIIGLMGSTGQSTGPHLHFEMRNDDYGRVNPWDFLIP; this comes from the coding sequence ATGATGGCTGAACCTACTAATCCCTGGCAAAAACAGGAGATCGTTCCTGTTGACGCCGATCCCACTTCTCAGAAGATAATCGAATCCCAGCAAACCGGGCTGAACCGGATCTGGGACCGTTTGCGCCAGCTTGGCCTGGGTGATTCCACCCTGCGCTTCCTGACCGCCGCCATCACCCTGATCCTGATCCTGGTCGTGGTGGGCGTGGTGAATGCCTTCAACCTGCCCGAGACTGAACTGACCCGTAACCCCGATAGTGCCGCTCTGGCAGCTGCTGACGCCGAACCCACAGAGCTGATCGCCGCCCCGGAATTCGCGATGGGTGGCGCCATATCCGATGGCATCGACCGCCAGGCAGACCTGCATACCGTCCTGCCCGTGCTGAACGAACGCCAGGGTGTGATCAAATACACCGTTGAGGCCGGCGATTCGATCTTCTCGATTGCCGAGAAATTCGACCTCAAGCCGGAAACAATCCTCTGGGGCAACCGCTATTCACTGGGAGACAACCCGCACTTCATCGTGCCCGGTCAGGTGCTCAACATCCTGCCGGTTGACGGCGTCCTCCACATGTGGAGCGCCGGTGAGGGCCTGAACGGTGTGGCTTCCGTCTACAACGTGACCCCTGAAGATATCATCAACTGGCCCGGTAACAACCTGGACCCCGACACCATCGGTGATTATGCCGACCCCAATATTGCGCCGGACACCATGCTGGTGATCCCCGGTGGCACGGGCACCTACACCGACTGGTCCACCCCGCGCATCACCCGCTCCGAACCCGCTACCGCCAAATATCTTGGGCCTGGCGCCTGCACCGCTTCTTACGACGGTATCGTTGGCTCGGGGACCTTCATCTGGCCATCCACCGAACATTATCTCTCAGGCTACGATTACACGCCTGAAACCAACCACTTCGGGATTGATATCGCCGGCCGTTTGGGCAATCCAATCTACGCCGCCGACAGCGGCGTGGTCACCTATGCCGGCTGGAACGATTACGGCTACGGTGAGATGATCGTGATTGACCACGGCTCCGGCTGGCAGACGCTTTATGCCCACCTGAGCCAGATCAACGTGACCTGTGGACAGGAAGTCTACCAGGGCGACATCATCGGTCTGATGGGCAGCACCGGCCAATCCACCGGACCGCACCTGCACTTTGAAATGCGTAATGATGACTACGGCCGCGTCAACCCATGGGATTTCTTGATTCCGTGA
- a CDS encoding glycoside hydrolase family 16 protein yields the protein MLALLIGGIVVLSCPLHFAEAQTRASTSFLAFTDNFDTYNTTLWHKADGWTNGDPFDCWWQADNISFSGGILSHQLDNDGCPGSCDGLDYASGEYRTNGHYQYGTYTVRMKAVAQDGVVSSFFIYTGPSEGNPWDEIDIEITGNHPTQLQTNYFTNGVGGHEAYIALDFDASADFHTYRIDWMPDEINWYVDGVLKHTENGSNGTLPSTPGRIMMNLWPGTDSVNAWLGDFVYTSPLQAQYDWVSFEPVSWPIKSFVPAVFR from the coding sequence ATGCTGGCCCTGCTGATTGGCGGCATTGTTGTTTTAAGCTGCCCGTTGCATTTCGCAGAAGCCCAGACCCGTGCCAGCACATCCTTCCTCGCTTTCACAGACAATTTTGACACCTACAACACCACCCTCTGGCACAAGGCCGATGGCTGGACCAATGGCGACCCCTTCGATTGCTGGTGGCAGGCGGATAATATCAGCTTCTCCGGCGGCATCCTCTCCCACCAATTGGATAATGACGGCTGTCCCGGCAGCTGCGACGGCCTGGATTATGCTTCCGGGGAATATCGCACAAACGGGCATTACCAATACGGCACGTATACCGTCAGAATGAAAGCCGTCGCTCAGGATGGCGTGGTGAGCAGTTTCTTTATCTACACCGGCCCCTCCGAGGGCAACCCCTGGGATGAAATTGATATTGAGATCACGGGGAACCACCCCACCCAGCTCCAAACCAACTATTTTACGAATGGCGTTGGAGGGCACGAAGCCTATATCGCCCTTGACTTTGACGCTTCAGCCGATTTTCACACCTACCGCATTGATTGGATGCCGGATGAAATCAATTGGTATGTGGATGGCGTTCTGAAGCACACGGAGAATGGCTCCAATGGGACGCTGCCCAGTACGCCGGGTCGGATCATGATGAACCTCTGGCCCGGGACCGATTCGGTCAATGCCTGGTTGGGAGATTTCGTTTATACCAGCCCCCTCCAGGCACAATACGATTGGGTTTCCTTTGAGCCGGTGAGCTGGCCGATCAAATCCTTTGTTCCAGCGGTTTTCCGCTAA
- a CDS encoding DinB family protein has product MEKEFYLKRWPVVRQDTLAILETFSDEDLEFIPVRGGWPVATIMCHIAETANFWLHGGAFKVLGVKTNKSRVSDKCRTLEEVMAYLADEHQRTMQLLTDLNPADWQKEIRYADDFAPTASWVFWHVLEHEIHHRGELSLITGILGREGLDL; this is encoded by the coding sequence ATGGAAAAGGAATTCTATCTCAAGCGCTGGCCGGTTGTCCGTCAGGATACTCTGGCGATATTGGAAACTTTTTCGGATGAAGACCTGGAATTCATTCCGGTCAGAGGGGGTTGGCCGGTAGCTACCATCATGTGCCATATCGCTGAGACGGCGAATTTCTGGCTGCATGGCGGGGCGTTCAAAGTGTTGGGGGTGAAGACCAACAAGTCTCGGGTTTCTGATAAATGCCGGACCCTGGAAGAAGTAATGGCATACCTTGCGGATGAACATCAGCGGACAATGCAGTTATTGACCGATTTAAACCCCGCTGACTGGCAGAAGGAAATCCGCTATGCTGATGATTTTGCACCAACGGCATCCTGGGTCTTTTGGCATGTCCTCGAGCACGAAATTCACCACCGCGGCGAACTTTCCCTGATCACCGGGATCCTCGGGCGGGAGGGGCTGGATCTTTAG
- the cyaB gene encoding class IV adenylate cyclase: MDYQEQEAKFYIEDLDELIARAQATGADLIHPRVFERNLRLDTSEGDFIRENRVLRIRQDDGVRVTYKDNARNENGMVVRTEIEFSTDNLEVTRKLFEALGFQVTVIYEKYRQVYQIGAVQVMFDEMPFGNFIEIEAPDAVLIEGVAQMLGLDWSKSINTSYLGLFAIARSHLAFEFRDLTFHNFEGVNITAADLEVQPADR, encoded by the coding sequence ATGGACTATCAGGAACAGGAAGCAAAATTTTATATCGAGGATCTCGATGAGTTGATCGCCCGGGCACAAGCCACCGGCGCAGACCTGATCCATCCGCGTGTTTTTGAGCGTAACCTGCGGCTGGACACGTCTGAGGGAGATTTCATCCGTGAAAACCGGGTTCTGCGGATTCGTCAGGATGACGGCGTGCGGGTGACTTATAAGGACAATGCCCGTAATGAGAATGGCATGGTGGTCCGGACGGAGATTGAGTTTTCCACGGATAATCTTGAGGTGACCCGCAAGCTTTTTGAAGCGCTGGGTTTTCAGGTGACCGTAATCTATGAGAAATATCGCCAGGTGTACCAAATCGGCGCTGTTCAGGTGATGTTTGATGAAATGCCCTTTGGAAACTTCATCGAGATCGAAGCGCCGGATGCCGTTTTGATTGAAGGTGTGGCCCAGATGCTGGGGCTGGACTGGTCCAAGAGTATCAACACCAGTTATTTAGGGCTTTTCGCGATCGCTCGTTCTCATCTGGCATTTGAATTTCGGGACTTGACGTTCCACAATTTTGAGGGGGTGAATATCACCGCAGCAGACTTGGAGGTCCAGCCCGCCGACCGTTAG
- a CDS encoding helicase-associated domain-containing protein, with the protein MPDISHCLQIQDLGFLQIVAELWGVDLTAADARQALPRLVEALLVPTLALEVAEALPETARQALDALLANGGWMPWSRFVRDYGGLREVGPGKRDREKPYLNPISATEVLWYRGMIGRDFLRREGELQECAYIPNDLMKLLPPVRPLGPQSLGREATPGDIKVEIPANDRVLDHCCTLLAALRLGDPERSPAIASWQPPALIVEALLSAMHLITPGEQAVLEDARDFLEMSRGEALSWLVSGWLESDEFNELWQVPGLICEGAWRNDPRTARAQVLDWMRELPEGVWWGLDSFETAIFERTPDYQRPAGDFDTWLIRDAESGDSLSGIEHWFEVDGGLIRYLITGPMHWLGLADLAAPAEGQPATAFRFSARATDLLAKRPAAGLAEEDESLRALSDGRIIAGCHTSRLARYQVSRFGLWQKETSESYTYQLSPQSLEEAAGQGLKITHLETLLSKYGEPMPPSLVEALHHWQKDGGQARIHPCVVLRVEDPKILQALRNTPAERFLSDPLSTTAVIIHPDAAEKVRVALARLGYLSDVTFIGAKMDEPLEEEE; encoded by the coding sequence ATGCCTGATATTAGTCATTGCCTTCAAATTCAAGATTTGGGTTTTCTGCAAATCGTTGCCGAACTTTGGGGTGTAGACCTGACCGCTGCAGATGCGCGCCAGGCCCTGCCGCGGCTGGTGGAAGCCCTGCTGGTCCCCACTTTGGCTTTGGAAGTCGCTGAAGCGCTGCCCGAAACTGCCCGGCAGGCTTTGGATGCGCTGTTGGCAAATGGGGGCTGGATGCCGTGGAGCCGCTTCGTCCGGGACTATGGCGGCTTGCGGGAAGTCGGCCCAGGCAAACGCGACCGGGAGAAACCCTACCTAAATCCTATTTCTGCGACCGAGGTGCTCTGGTACCGGGGCATGATTGGCCGGGACTTCCTGCGCCGCGAAGGCGAGCTGCAGGAATGTGCTTATATCCCTAATGACCTCATGAAACTGCTGCCGCCGGTCCGCCCGCTTGGGCCGCAGTCTCTTGGACGTGAAGCGACCCCCGGCGATATCAAAGTTGAAATCCCAGCCAACGACCGTGTGCTGGATCATTGCTGTACGCTGCTGGCTGCGTTACGCCTGGGTGACCCGGAACGGTCCCCTGCAATCGCAAGTTGGCAGCCGCCAGCGTTAATCGTGGAAGCCTTGCTGAGTGCAATGCATTTGATCACTCCCGGCGAACAAGCCGTGCTGGAAGATGCCCGTGACTTTCTTGAGATGTCCCGTGGAGAGGCTTTGAGTTGGCTGGTGAGTGGCTGGCTGGAATCGGATGAATTCAATGAACTCTGGCAGGTGCCCGGACTGATTTGCGAGGGCGCCTGGCGAAATGACCCCCGCACTGCCCGCGCCCAGGTGCTGGATTGGATGAGAGAACTCCCGGAAGGGGTTTGGTGGGGTCTGGATTCTTTTGAGACGGCTATTTTTGAACGGACTCCGGATTATCAGCGGCCAGCCGGTGATTTCGACACCTGGCTGATCCGCGACGCCGAGTCCGGAGATTCCTTGAGCGGGATTGAGCATTGGTTTGAGGTGGATGGCGGACTGATCCGCTACCTGATCACCGGCCCGATGCATTGGCTGGGTTTGGCGGATCTGGCAGCCCCTGCTGAAGGGCAGCCTGCCACAGCCTTCCGGTTTTCCGCCAGGGCGACCGATTTGCTGGCGAAGCGGCCGGCAGCCGGACTTGCTGAGGAAGACGAGTCCCTCAGAGCGCTTTCGGACGGTCGGATCATCGCCGGGTGTCATACCTCCCGTTTGGCCCGCTATCAGGTTTCCCGCTTTGGCCTCTGGCAGAAAGAGACCTCGGAGTCTTATACCTATCAACTTAGCCCTCAGTCTTTGGAGGAAGCCGCCGGACAGGGCTTGAAAATTACCCATTTGGAAACCTTACTCTCGAAATATGGTGAGCCGATGCCGCCCAGCCTGGTGGAAGCACTGCACCACTGGCAGAAGGACGGTGGTCAGGCGCGCATCCATCCTTGCGTGGTGCTGCGGGTGGAAGACCCGAAGATCCTGCAAGCGCTGCGCAATACCCCGGCGGAGCGTTTCCTGAGCGATCCGCTTAGCACCACGGCGGTGATCATCCACCCCGACGCGGCGGAAAAGGTCCGCGTGGCCCTGGCGCGGCTGGGATATCTCTCGGATGTGACCTTCATCGGGGCGAAGATGGATGAGCCCTTGGAAGAAGAGGAGTGA
- a CDS encoding fasciclin domain-containing protein: MFKKSSLLAISIMTILAIAITACAPAATPEPTPAPTQEPTMEPTEEMQSIVDIAVADGRFETLVAALQAAGLAEALAGKGSFMVFAPTDDAFAKLPEGTVEALLEDLPALTDILLYHVVDGKVMAEDVVTLESAQTLQGEAVSISVENGMVYINDAQVIITDIMASNGVIHVIDTVLLPPAEEPMSNIVEIAVADGRFTTLVAALQAAGLDETLAGEGSFTVFAPTDDAFAKLPEGTVEALLQDIPALTDILLYHVVDGKVMAADVVALEEALTLLGEPVSIRVEGDMVYINDAQVLITDIVADNGVIHVIDSVLLPPES; this comes from the coding sequence ATGTTTAAGAAAAGTAGTCTACTAGCCATTTCAATTATGACAATTCTGGCAATAGCCATTACCGCTTGCGCCCCAGCGGCAACGCCAGAACCAACCCCTGCTCCCACTCAGGAGCCAACCATGGAACCAACTGAAGAAATGCAGTCCATTGTTGACATCGCTGTGGCCGATGGGCGGTTTGAAACCCTTGTTGCTGCCCTTCAAGCAGCCGGCCTAGCTGAGGCCCTGGCTGGTAAAGGTTCCTTCATGGTTTTCGCCCCCACAGATGATGCTTTTGCCAAACTTCCCGAAGGTACTGTGGAAGCCCTCCTTGAGGACCTTCCTGCACTGACCGACATCCTGCTCTATCATGTCGTTGACGGCAAAGTGATGGCCGAAGATGTGGTCACCCTCGAATCAGCCCAAACGCTTCAAGGTGAAGCCGTCTCCATTAGTGTGGAAAACGGTATGGTGTACATCAATGATGCCCAAGTCATCATTACGGACATCATGGCTTCCAACGGCGTAATCCATGTCATTGACACTGTGCTCCTGCCGCCTGCAGAAGAACCCATGAGCAATATTGTGGAAATCGCTGTCGCTGATGGACGTTTCACGACCCTGGTCGCCGCCTTACAGGCCGCTGGTCTTGATGAGACCCTGGCTGGCGAAGGTTCCTTCACCGTATTTGCCCCCACCGATGATGCCTTTGCGAAACTTCCCGAAGGTACAGTCGAGGCTCTTCTTCAAGATATTCCCGCTTTGACCGACATCCTTCTCTATCACGTCGTGGATGGCAAAGTGATGGCAGCCGACGTGGTCGCCTTGGAAGAAGCCCTAACCCTGCTGGGTGAGCCCGTGAGTATTCGCGTTGAGGGTGATATGGTATATATCAACGATGCACAAGTCCTCATCACAGATATTGTTGCCGACAATGGCGTCATTCACGTTATTGACAGCGTACTTCTCCCGCCTGAGTCGTAA
- a CDS encoding M42 family metallopeptidase, translated as MTKLPEINTADMLDFLSRLLNTHSPTGFTEKAIALCEETLSGLPGVALHRTNKGALVAVVKGETDGPWRALTAHVDTLGAMVKQVKGNGRLKVTKLGGYAMNAVEGEGVWVYPRKGDPIRGSLLLNKASSHVHGADVNKTERNEDTMEVRLDARTTNAAETEALGIGVGDFVAFDPRVEITNGFVRSRHLDDKACVANIIYALKALLDAGLKPKVTTVLLISNYEEVGHGAAAGIPAEVAELISVDMAAVGDGQASDEFHATLCVKDSGGPYHHGLGQRMRELAEEFKVPYKVDIYPYYGSDGEAFWRAGGNVAVALIGPGVDASHNYERSHTEALEATTRWCLAYMLS; from the coding sequence ATGACTAAACTGCCTGAAATTAACACCGCTGATATGCTGGATTTCCTGAGCCGGCTGCTCAACACCCACAGCCCCACGGGGTTCACTGAAAAGGCGATTGCGCTCTGCGAAGAGACCCTCTCCGGGTTGCCGGGCGTAGCGCTGCACCGGACGAATAAAGGTGCACTGGTCGCTGTGGTGAAAGGTGAAACGGATGGCCCCTGGCGCGCGCTGACCGCCCATGTGGATACACTGGGTGCGATGGTTAAGCAGGTGAAGGGCAACGGCCGCCTCAAGGTGACCAAGCTGGGCGGTTATGCCATGAACGCGGTGGAAGGTGAAGGCGTGTGGGTCTATCCCCGCAAAGGCGACCCCATTCGAGGATCGCTATTGCTCAATAAAGCCTCCAGTCACGTTCACGGCGCTGATGTGAACAAAACCGAACGCAATGAGGACACGATGGAAGTGCGGCTGGATGCCCGCACCACCAACGCCGCTGAGACTGAGGCTCTGGGGATTGGCGTGGGCGATTTTGTTGCTTTCGATCCGCGGGTGGAGATCACCAACGGGTTTGTACGCTCCCGCCATCTGGATGATAAGGCCTGCGTGGCGAATATCATTTACGCGCTCAAAGCCCTGCTGGATGCCGGGCTGAAACCCAAGGTCACAACTGTCCTGTTGATCAGCAACTACGAAGAAGTGGGGCATGGCGCGGCGGCTGGCATTCCGGCGGAAGTAGCGGAACTGATCTCCGTCGATATGGCGGCTGTGGGCGACGGGCAGGCTTCGGATGAGTTCCATGCCACCCTGTGCGTCAAAGATTCCGGCGGCCCCTATCATCACGGTCTCGGTCAGCGGATGCGTGAGCTGGCGGAGGAATTTAAGGTTCCCTACAAGGTAGATATCTATCCCTATTATGGCTCGGATGGTGAGGCCTTCTGGCGGGCGGGCGGAAATGTAGCCGTGGCGCTGATTGGCCCTGGCGTGGATGCCTCGCATAACTATGAGCGTAGCCACACCGAAGCCCTCGAAGCCACCACGCGCTGGTGCCTTGCCTATATGCTTAGCTAG
- a CDS encoding acyl-CoA thioesterase — MEEKTLPYYHPITVRYADLDPQGHVNNAAYMTYLEAARLGYYERAGIWSPESGDHTGMVVAHAEIDFLAPIAYGQPLRVGVRLEKMGTKSMVFDFLVEAADGSRAFARGQSVMVAYDNATESSRPIPPEWREKLSEFEGNTKND; from the coding sequence ATGGAAGAAAAAACGTTACCTTATTATCATCCGATCACAGTCCGCTATGCTGATCTGGACCCTCAGGGGCATGTCAACAATGCGGCCTATATGACCTATCTGGAAGCTGCACGGCTGGGTTACTACGAACGCGCCGGCATCTGGTCACCCGAGAGTGGGGATCACACCGGGATGGTCGTGGCGCATGCCGAAATTGATTTCCTGGCACCAATTGCATACGGCCAGCCCCTGCGAGTGGGCGTCCGGCTGGAAAAAATGGGCACCAAGAGCATGGTCTTTGATTTCCTGGTGGAAGCCGCAGACGGCAGCCGGGCTTTTGCCCGCGGGCAATCCGTGATGGTGGCTTATGACAATGCGACCGAGTCGAGCCGGCCGATCCCACCTGAGTGGCGGGAGAAATTATCCGAATTTGAAGGGAATACTAAAAATGACTAA
- a CDS encoding Rrf2 family transcriptional regulator produces MQITRQADYALRAMLYLSRLDSNQRAATSQIAEEMEIPPSFLAKIISQLSIAGLIHTSRGARGGVSLARKPNDISLLDVVEAIDGPITLNDCTEDPDICTFGDNCPLHEVWCETQAELIRRLQGATFDKLLEREAKKLAQ; encoded by the coding sequence ATGCAAATCACCCGACAGGCAGATTACGCTTTACGTGCAATGTTATATCTGTCCCGGCTGGATTCCAACCAACGGGCAGCTACCAGTCAGATCGCCGAAGAGATGGAGATTCCACCCTCATTCCTCGCCAAGATCATCTCCCAACTATCCATAGCCGGCCTGATCCACACCTCCCGCGGCGCTCGCGGCGGTGTCTCATTGGCACGCAAACCAAATGACATCTCACTTCTGGATGTGGTCGAGGCCATTGATGGACCCATCACGCTCAATGACTGCACAGAAGACCCGGATATCTGCACCTTTGGCGACAACTGCCCGCTCCACGAAGTCTGGTGTGAGACCCAGGCAGAACTAATCCGGCGGCTTCAGGGAGCAACATTCGACAAGCTCCTGGAGCGCGAAGCCAAGAAACTCGCCCAATAA
- a CDS encoding zinc ribbon domain-containing protein, with protein sequence MDYFLIELLALLIVLLLLLIVRVIRLRKAHATEPITQTEHELQYQMLMQEIQVLEEACDQGHASRKLRNKLETKREQSQKLKPLISESMIADVSDHYQAEDEEIPTRSPKKTQPVNQNAIYLCPKCRKQILSGDKFCANCGFKLQTKRQI encoded by the coding sequence ATGGATTATTTTCTGATCGAATTACTCGCTCTGCTGATCGTACTGCTTCTTCTGCTGATTGTGCGCGTCATACGGCTGAGAAAAGCCCACGCAACGGAGCCTATCACCCAAACTGAACACGAACTGCAGTATCAAATGCTGATGCAGGAGATCCAGGTGTTGGAAGAAGCCTGCGATCAGGGTCATGCCTCGAGGAAGCTGCGTAATAAACTGGAAACCAAACGTGAACAATCGCAAAAACTCAAACCCCTGATCTCCGAATCAATGATTGCAGACGTCTCCGATCACTACCAGGCCGAGGACGAGGAGATACCCACCCGGTCCCCCAAGAAGACCCAACCCGTCAACCAGAATGCGATCTATCTTTGCCCAAAGTGCCGCAAACAAATCCTGTCTGGCGATAAATTTTGCGCCAATTGCGGCTTCAAACTCCAGACCAAACGCCAGATCTGA